In Zea mays cultivar B73 chromosome 7, Zm-B73-REFERENCE-NAM-5.0, whole genome shotgun sequence, the following proteins share a genomic window:
- the LOC109941202 gene encoding uncharacterized protein, whose amino-acid sequence VGGGGRKARNFATFRLFPRAGAADPNDRVFVRVDNNDYTVPGFADEDSFDPSLSDPSFGDGNFLSASGPLPEHVRREILELGLPDDGYNYLSHLRELRPAAVAASSFVPSS is encoded by the coding sequence GTAGGCGGCGGCGGCCGCAAGGCCCGCAACTTCGCGACCTTCCGCCTCTTTCCGCGCGCCGGCGCTGCCGATCCCAACGACCGCGTCTTTGTCCGCGTCGACAACAACGACTACACCGTTCCCGGGTTCGCCGATGAGGACTCCTTCGACCCATCCCTGTCCGACCCCTCCTTCGGCGATGGCAACTTCCTCTCTGCCTCCGGCCCCCTCCCAGAACACGTCCGCCGCGAGATCCTCGAGCTTGGCCTCCCCGACGACGGTTACAACTACCTCTCCCACCTCCGCGAGCTCCGtcccgccgccgtcgccgcctcaTCCTTCGTCCCCAGCTCC